One window of Candidatus Margulisiibacteriota bacterium genomic DNA carries:
- the hypE gene encoding hydrogenase expression/formation protein HypE — protein sequence MEETILLSHGSGGKMMHRLVNEIVNEYFSNPLLNKLNDFALCSAGETIAVSTDSFVVSPYFFPGGDIGKLAVCGTVNDVAVSGAEVKYLTVGFIIEEGLLMKDLRRICGSMKKSADEAGVIIVTGDTKVVEKGAADGIFINTTGIGIKKSNYLIGGEYVHPGDNVIVSGTIGDHGIAVMSLREGLSFQTTLESDCAPLNNMISEMLAICSGIRCMRDPTRGGVATTLNEIAQQSAVAITIYEEQLPINPQVQGACDLLGLDPLYVANEGKLLIFVDPEETEKVLAVLKKSPYGKNAALIGEVSTGEPIVSIKTFLGSHRIVDVLSGDQLPRIC from the coding sequence ATGGAAGAGACTATATTGCTTTCTCACGGCAGTGGGGGAAAGATGATGCATCGACTGGTCAATGAAATTGTTAATGAGTATTTTTCCAATCCGTTATTGAATAAGCTTAATGATTTTGCCTTATGTTCGGCCGGAGAGACAATCGCTGTATCGACGGATTCTTTTGTTGTCAGCCCGTATTTTTTCCCTGGCGGCGATATCGGTAAACTTGCAGTCTGCGGAACCGTGAATGATGTGGCGGTGAGTGGCGCGGAGGTTAAGTATCTTACAGTTGGTTTTATTATCGAAGAAGGGCTTTTAATGAAAGACCTTCGGCGAATATGCGGTTCAATGAAAAAGTCAGCTGATGAGGCTGGTGTCATTATTGTTACCGGAGATACAAAGGTAGTTGAAAAGGGTGCTGCTGATGGTATTTTCATTAACACCACCGGGATTGGCATAAAGAAATCAAACTATCTGATTGGTGGAGAGTATGTTCATCCAGGAGACAATGTTATTGTTTCCGGTACTATTGGGGACCATGGGATCGCTGTTATGAGCTTGCGTGAAGGCTTGTCTTTTCAGACAACCCTGGAGAGTGACTGTGCTCCTCTTAATAACATGATCTCAGAGATGCTTGCTATTTGTAGCGGTATTCGTTGTATGAGGGACCCTACCCGGGGCGGAGTTGCTACAACTCTCAATGAGATTGCGCAGCAATCTGCTGTTGCTATTACTATCTATGAAGAGCAATTGCCTATAAATCCTCAAGTCCAAGGTGCCTGTGATTTGCTGGGCCTAGATCCTCTTTACGTGGCAAACGAAGGAAAACTACTTATCTTTGTAGATCCCGAAGAAACTGAAAAAGTTTTAGCGGTGCTAAAAAAATCCCCTTATGGGAAAAATGCCGCATTAATCGGAGAAGTTTCTACTGGTGAGCCTATTGTTAGCATTAAGACCTTTCTAGGCAGCCATCGGATCGTTGATGTCCTGTCTGGTGATCAGTTACCGAGAATCTGTTAG
- a CDS encoding HypC/HybG/HupF family hydrogenase formation chaperone has product MCLGIPAMVIEKGDNNSAIVSVQDIKQKISIALVDVNIGDWVLVHAGFAINKLEEADAQETLQILKELEIL; this is encoded by the coding sequence ATGTGTCTAGGGATACCGGCAATGGTTATTGAAAAAGGCGATAATAATAGTGCGATAGTATCTGTTCAGGATATAAAGCAAAAAATCAGTATCGCTTTGGTTGATGTTAACATCGGAGATTGGGTCCTTGTTCACGCCGGATTTGCGATTAATAAACTTGAGGAAGCTGATGCGCAGGAAACACTTCAGATACTCAAGGAATTAGAAATATTGTAA
- the hypF gene encoding carbamoyltransferase HypF, whose translation MSRIAYNIEISGIVQGVGFRPFIYRLANSLGIAGYVGNSSKGVFILAESEPEILTIFLDKVQNEKPAIAFIDSLEVQSTSSSGYKEFSIINSKTDNENKMYISPDLSTCKDCRDDLLNEQNRRYRYPFTTCTYCGPRYSIIEHIPYDRVNTTMKSFPMCPLCQAEYDTPSDRRYHSQPNACPVCGPVLALYNSAQGRIENVVDPIGVAIQQLAFEKIVAIKGLGGYQLCCDARSHDAVKNLRERKYREDKPFAIMCKDIGTVTRYCYISEAEMLLLSSAQNPIVLLQRRESADIASNVSVDNNSLGVMLPYTPVHLLLMEQIPVLVMTSANISEQPIIKDDAVALEGLASIADYILVHNREISNRIDDSVFKVINEKPQAIRRARGYVPGIIKHKGLKKTILAVGAELKNTFAINRGDTIFVGPHIGDLKNIETFRFFKESILDYQRKFGLVPDILACDKHPQYLSSEWAKGKELPVIGIQHHHAHLVSTMAENGIDGQVIGIAMDGTGYGDDGAIWGCESGIVSYSKFERKSHLDYFRLPGGDKCSDEVYRTALSLIVNSLGACDLRRFDFLRDIKQETLTILTQMIEKRVNSPDTSSMGRLFDGVSALLGLGNHARYEAGAAIILESIADKAVVDDYPVEIICKDNYYIWDWKNIIRSILEEEAKGIPSSILSAKFHNTVVRYILKISDILRTETGLDRVVLSGGVFLNSLISSKSEEALTRKGFKVYLQRILPPGDGGLALGQLIIANEVM comes from the coding sequence ATGTCCCGAATAGCATATAACATCGAAATTTCCGGAATTGTCCAAGGGGTAGGGTTCCGCCCGTTTATATACCGTTTGGCTAATTCATTAGGTATTGCCGGATATGTAGGTAACTCTTCCAAGGGTGTTTTTATCCTGGCTGAAAGCGAACCGGAAATCCTTACGATATTTCTTGATAAAGTGCAAAATGAAAAGCCTGCAATTGCCTTTATCGATTCACTGGAAGTCCAAAGTACATCCAGTTCAGGATATAAAGAATTCTCAATAATAAACAGTAAAACAGATAACGAAAATAAAATGTATATTTCGCCGGACCTTTCAACCTGTAAAGATTGCCGGGACGATCTCTTGAATGAACAGAACCGCCGGTATCGTTATCCATTTACAACCTGTACCTATTGCGGCCCGCGGTATTCAATCATTGAACATATTCCTTATGATAGAGTAAATACGACCATGAAGTCGTTTCCAATGTGCCCGCTATGCCAGGCTGAGTATGATACTCCTTCTGATAGGAGATATCATAGCCAGCCGAATGCGTGCCCGGTATGCGGACCTGTATTGGCATTATATAATTCGGCTCAAGGGCGCATTGAAAATGTTGTTGACCCGATCGGGGTTGCAATACAACAGCTAGCATTTGAAAAGATTGTTGCAATAAAAGGCTTAGGTGGGTATCAATTATGTTGTGATGCTCGAAGTCATGATGCGGTGAAGAACTTGCGGGAACGCAAATATCGAGAAGATAAGCCTTTTGCAATTATGTGTAAAGATATCGGGACGGTGACAAGATACTGTTATATTTCCGAAGCAGAAATGCTTCTGCTTTCTAGTGCTCAGAATCCAATTGTTCTTTTGCAAAGAAGAGAATCTGCCGATATCGCTTCGAATGTATCGGTCGACAATAATTCGCTTGGTGTGATGCTGCCATATACGCCTGTCCACTTGTTATTAATGGAACAGATTCCGGTACTGGTTATGACCAGCGCTAATATTTCCGAACAGCCGATCATTAAAGATGATGCTGTTGCGTTGGAGGGCCTAGCTTCTATTGCTGACTATATTCTGGTCCATAATAGAGAGATTTCTAACCGAATCGATGACTCGGTATTCAAAGTAATCAATGAAAAGCCACAGGCGATACGCCGTGCACGTGGATATGTCCCTGGAATTATCAAGCACAAGGGTTTGAAAAAAACCATACTTGCTGTTGGTGCTGAGTTAAAAAATACTTTTGCAATTAACAGAGGGGATACTATTTTTGTCGGACCTCATATCGGAGATTTGAAAAATATAGAAACGTTCCGGTTTTTTAAAGAGAGTATTTTGGATTATCAACGGAAATTCGGACTGGTTCCTGATATCCTGGCCTGCGATAAGCATCCTCAATATCTTTCTTCCGAATGGGCCAAAGGAAAGGAACTTCCTGTCATCGGGATTCAGCATCACCATGCTCATCTTGTGAGCACCATGGCGGAGAACGGTATTGACGGGCAGGTAATCGGCATTGCCATGGATGGGACGGGATACGGCGATGATGGCGCCATCTGGGGGTGTGAGAGTGGGATTGTTTCGTACTCGAAGTTTGAACGGAAAAGCCATCTTGACTACTTCCGGCTTCCCGGCGGCGATAAATGCAGTGATGAAGTATATCGAACAGCGCTTTCGTTGATTGTTAATTCTTTAGGAGCTTGCGATTTGCGACGGTTTGATTTTCTTCGTGATATTAAGCAGGAAACACTCACCATCTTAACTCAGATGATAGAGAAACGTGTTAATTCTCCAGATACTTCCAGTATGGGTAGATTGTTCGATGGCGTATCTGCGTTGTTGGGACTTGGTAATCATGCCCGGTACGAGGCTGGTGCTGCGATTATCCTTGAGAGTATTGCTGATAAAGCGGTGGTGGATGACTACCCGGTTGAAATAATATGCAAAGACAACTATTATATATGGGACTGGAAAAATATCATAAGATCCATTCTTGAGGAAGAGGCGAAAGGGATCCCTTCATCGATTCTCAGTGCGAAATTTCATAACACTGTTGTCAGATATATCCTGAAAATCAGTGATATTTTACGCACTGAAACGGGGCTTGATCGTGTGGTTTTGTCAGGGGGAGTTTTTTTGAACTCTCTTATCAGCAGTAAATCAGAAGAAGCGTTAACGAGAAAAGGGTTTAAGGTCTATTTACAACGTATACTTCCTCCGGGAGACGGGGGACTTGCTTTGGGTCAATTAATAATTGCGAATGAGGTGATGTAG